One genomic region from Solwaraspora sp. WMMD792 encodes:
- a CDS encoding neutral zinc metallopeptidase, whose protein sequence is MRQPGDRVRSRFQLVALCAAVVAAAACAAVPLPDDGPGEPNQPAVPGGGATGAGADGSLDGTDTVEEFEQDIAGAEALADQYWSQRFAGFGASFEPIGQAIAYQRDGELSCGDQLIPRNNAVYCLTSGSEFIAYDANWAFDVFQTVGDSFLFYLIGHEYAHGIQVRLDLEYRFSIQRELAADCLAGAYLGDSVRDGTLQLDDGDLEEFQRGLATVADDPDQPWFEEGSHGTAEQRIAAFFNGYDRSLAGCDLT, encoded by the coding sequence ATGCGCCAGCCCGGCGACCGTGTCCGCAGCCGGTTTCAGCTGGTGGCGTTGTGTGCCGCCGTCGTCGCGGCGGCGGCCTGCGCCGCGGTGCCGCTGCCCGACGACGGGCCGGGTGAACCCAACCAGCCGGCGGTGCCTGGAGGCGGTGCCACCGGGGCGGGCGCCGACGGGTCACTCGACGGCACCGACACGGTCGAGGAGTTCGAGCAGGACATCGCGGGTGCCGAAGCTCTCGCCGACCAGTACTGGTCGCAGCGGTTCGCCGGGTTCGGCGCGTCGTTCGAGCCGATCGGGCAGGCCATCGCCTACCAGCGCGACGGCGAATTGAGCTGCGGCGACCAGCTCATTCCGCGCAACAACGCGGTCTACTGCCTGACCAGTGGGTCCGAGTTCATCGCCTACGACGCGAACTGGGCATTCGACGTGTTCCAGACGGTCGGCGACTCGTTCCTGTTCTACCTCATCGGCCATGAATACGCGCACGGAATCCAGGTTCGCCTGGACCTGGAGTACCGGTTCAGCATCCAGCGGGAGCTGGCCGCCGACTGTCTGGCCGGGGCCTACCTCGGCGACTCGGTACGCGACGGCACGCTGCAGCTCGACGACGGTGACCTGGAGGAGTTCCAACGCGGTCTGGCGACCGTGGCGGACGATCCCGACCAGCCGTGGTTCGAGGAGGGCTCGCACGGCACCGCCGAACAGCGGATCGCGGCGTTCTTCAACGGGTACGACCGGTCGCTGGCCGGGTGTGACCTGACCTGA
- a CDS encoding methyltransferase, translating to MLTPTPLMRLVTGFWSFKTLAAAVELNLFTRLAGGRTITVEQLCDEYGLAERPADTLLAACASLGLLTKQPGSNSYRNAPIAEEFLVADRPYYFGGQIRYCDERTYLPWHRIGEALRTDRPLTWDPDTQESIFADVDPRIRNLFLEAMYAASIFTARALGDAYDFSAHHRLLDLGGGSGAYPIELCRRYPHLRASVYDLPHVVPVAAEKAAAAGLADRIDTVAGDFFTDEKLPQGHDTILLSMILHDWDEATNRALLARCHDALPSGGTIVVCELLLNPERTGPPEAALMGMNMLVETEGGRNYSETEYADWLADAGFGSIRTVVFDAPGANGALIARKR from the coding sequence ATGCTAACCCCCACCCCTCTTATGCGTCTGGTGACCGGTTTCTGGAGCTTCAAGACCCTGGCCGCCGCCGTCGAGCTGAACCTGTTCACCAGGCTCGCCGGCGGCCGGACCATCACCGTCGAGCAACTGTGCGACGAGTACGGGCTGGCTGAGCGCCCGGCGGATACCCTGCTCGCCGCCTGCGCCTCGCTCGGACTGCTCACCAAGCAACCCGGCTCCAACAGCTACCGCAACGCACCGATCGCCGAGGAGTTCCTGGTAGCCGACCGTCCCTACTACTTCGGCGGTCAGATTCGCTACTGCGACGAGCGCACCTACCTACCGTGGCACCGCATCGGTGAGGCGCTGCGTACCGACCGGCCACTGACCTGGGATCCGGACACCCAGGAGTCGATCTTCGCCGACGTGGACCCGCGGATCCGGAACCTGTTCCTGGAGGCGATGTACGCCGCGTCGATCTTCACGGCCCGCGCGCTGGGCGACGCCTACGACTTCAGCGCCCACCACCGGCTACTCGACCTGGGCGGCGGGTCGGGCGCGTATCCCATCGAGTTGTGCCGGCGCTACCCGCATCTGCGGGCGAGCGTCTACGACCTGCCACACGTCGTGCCCGTCGCCGCGGAGAAGGCCGCCGCCGCCGGTCTGGCCGACCGGATCGACACCGTCGCCGGTGACTTCTTCACCGACGAGAAGCTGCCGCAGGGACATGACACCATCCTGCTCAGCATGATCCTGCACGACTGGGACGAAGCGACCAACCGGGCGCTGCTGGCCCGCTGCCACGACGCGCTGCCGTCCGGCGGCACGATCGTCGTCTGCGAGTTGCTGCTCAACCCCGAACGCACCGGTCCGCCCGAGGCCGCCCTGATGGGGATGAACATGCTGGTGGAGACGGAGGGCGGGCGCAACTACTCGGAGACCGAGTACGCCGACTGGCTGGCCGACGCCGGCTTCGGCTCCATCCGTACCGTCGTCTTCGACGCCCCCGGTGCGAACGGTGCGCTGATCGCCCGCAAGCGGTGA
- a CDS encoding lytic polysaccharide monooxygenase: MSSLTATSWAPLRRVLTVAAAAALLCTTALADVATAHGSSIDPPSRNYGCYERWASDFQNPAMATEDPMCWQAWQADSTAMWNWNSLYIDGVNGQHQAHIPDGQLCSAGNTGGVRYAALDEPGNWRAADVGTNFTVTYHDQALHGADYHLVYVTRQGFDPLTQRLRWSDLELVRTTDGADPGEGTRTSNPNLNGVSVDIPVSAPGRTGRHIVYLIWKASHADQTYYFCSDVNFGGTGATPPPTTPAPTTAPPTPAPTTAPPTTAPTTPAPGGCTATFSVVASWQGGFQAEVRVTAGGTPISRWTVSWTNPSGQQVTQAWNATIDSNGSTVTATNVGYNGSIGSGASTSFGLIGSATGTPVAPTLTCTPN; the protein is encoded by the coding sequence ATGTCTTCCCTCACCGCCACTTCATGGGCACCGCTGCGCCGGGTGCTCACCGTCGCGGCAGCCGCCGCGCTGCTGTGCACCACCGCGCTCGCCGACGTGGCCACCGCACACGGCTCGTCGATCGATCCGCCGTCGCGCAACTACGGGTGCTACGAGCGCTGGGCCAGCGACTTCCAGAACCCCGCGATGGCCACCGAGGACCCGATGTGCTGGCAGGCCTGGCAGGCGGACTCCACCGCCATGTGGAACTGGAACAGCCTCTACATCGACGGGGTCAACGGCCAGCATCAGGCCCACATCCCCGACGGCCAACTGTGCAGCGCCGGCAACACCGGCGGCGTCCGGTACGCCGCACTGGACGAACCCGGCAACTGGCGAGCCGCCGACGTCGGCACGAACTTCACCGTCACCTACCACGACCAGGCGCTGCACGGCGCCGACTACCACCTGGTGTACGTGACCCGGCAGGGATTCGACCCGCTCACCCAGCGGCTGCGCTGGAGCGACCTGGAGCTGGTCCGGACCACCGACGGCGCGGACCCCGGTGAGGGCACCCGAACCAGCAACCCCAACCTCAACGGCGTGTCGGTCGACATCCCGGTCAGCGCACCCGGCCGGACCGGACGGCACATCGTCTACCTGATCTGGAAGGCCAGCCACGCGGACCAGACCTACTACTTCTGCAGCGACGTGAACTTCGGCGGCACCGGCGCGACCCCGCCGCCGACCACGCCTGCCCCGACCACCGCACCGCCCACCCCGGCGCCCACGACCGCACCACCGACCACCGCACCGACCACCCCGGCGCCGGGCGGCTGCACCGCGACCTTCTCCGTCGTCGCCAGCTGGCAGGGCGGCTTCCAGGCCGAGGTGCGGGTGACTGCCGGCGGAACACCGATCAGCCGCTGGACGGTGAGCTGGACGAACCCCAGCGGGCAGCAGGTGACCCAGGCATGGAACGCCACGATCGACAGCAACGGTTCGACCGTCACCGCCACCAACGTCGGCTACAACGGCAGCATCGGATCCGGGGCATCCACCAGCTTCGGTCTGATCGGTTCGGCCACCGGAACCCCCGTGGCACCGACCCTGACCTGCACCCCGAACTGA
- a CDS encoding MSMEG_4193 family putative phosphomutase, translating to MATLVLLRHGRTTANAEGGLAGRQPVELDETGQAQARAVGARLAGVPWAQVVSSPLIRCRQTVELAVPGATPVIDDGLIECGYGEWEGQSLRSLVKQPLWRVVQEHPSAAVFPGGEALAAVAARAVAAVRHWNGVVDAERGPDALWLACTHGDVIKAIVADALGLHLDLFQRIVADPASLTVIRYTTTRPFLVRLNDTGGDLAGLVPAKRRRPRRRGGSADSDAAVGGGAGAGGRDRQ from the coding sequence GTGGCGACGTTGGTACTCCTGCGGCATGGTCGGACGACCGCCAACGCTGAGGGCGGCCTGGCCGGCCGGCAGCCGGTCGAGCTCGACGAGACCGGCCAGGCACAGGCCCGGGCGGTCGGTGCCCGGCTGGCCGGGGTGCCGTGGGCACAGGTGGTCAGCAGCCCGCTGATCCGCTGCCGGCAGACCGTGGAGCTGGCCGTCCCCGGGGCGACCCCGGTGATCGACGACGGGTTGATCGAGTGCGGGTACGGCGAGTGGGAGGGCCAGTCGCTGCGGTCACTGGTGAAACAGCCGCTGTGGCGGGTCGTGCAGGAGCATCCGAGCGCCGCGGTGTTCCCCGGCGGGGAGGCGCTGGCCGCCGTGGCGGCCCGCGCGGTGGCCGCGGTGCGGCACTGGAACGGTGTGGTCGACGCCGAACGCGGGCCCGACGCTCTCTGGCTGGCCTGCACCCACGGCGATGTGATCAAGGCCATCGTGGCCGACGCGCTCGGCCTGCACCTGGACCTGTTCCAGCGGATCGTGGCCGATCCGGCCTCGTTGACGGTGATCCGGTACACGACGACCCGGCCGTTCCTGGTGCGGCTCAACGACACCGGCGGTGACTTGGCCGGGCTGGTGCCGGCGAAGCGGCGTCGGCCACGGCGTCGGGGTGGGTCGGCCGATTCCGATGCCGCCGTCGGCGGCGGCGCCGGTGCCGGCGGACGTGACCGGCAGTGA
- a CDS encoding DUF3090 domain-containing protein: MTHQVHAFEPPERFVAGTVGPPGERMFFLQARGGGRVVSVALEKVQVSLLAEKLEELLAEAQRRFGVDVPELPTGQSDNEPLETPVDEEFRVGTLGLAFDVDTTTVVIEAIAAGEPETGLEAGDDDGLLDDDDDDTDDEVDASLDRLRVRLTPAAARGFIDRARRVVAAGRPPCPLCGQPLDPRGHLCPRHNGYHR; encoded by the coding sequence ATGACCCACCAGGTGCATGCCTTCGAGCCGCCGGAGCGGTTCGTCGCGGGGACCGTCGGGCCGCCGGGGGAGCGGATGTTCTTCCTGCAGGCCCGGGGTGGCGGTCGCGTGGTCAGCGTCGCCCTGGAGAAGGTCCAGGTGTCGCTGCTGGCCGAGAAGCTCGAGGAGCTGCTGGCCGAGGCGCAGCGGCGGTTCGGTGTCGATGTGCCGGAACTACCGACCGGGCAGTCGGACAACGAACCGCTGGAAACGCCGGTCGACGAGGAGTTCCGGGTCGGCACGCTCGGCTTGGCCTTCGACGTGGACACCACCACCGTTGTCATCGAGGCCATCGCCGCCGGTGAGCCGGAGACCGGGCTCGAAGCCGGCGACGACGACGGCCTGCTCGACGACGATGACGACGACACTGACGACGAGGTCGACGCCAGTCTGGACCGGCTGCGGGTCCGGCTGACCCCGGCGGCGGCCCGCGGCTTCATCGACCGGGCACGCCGGGTGGTGGCCGCCGGGCGTCCACCCTGTCCGCTCTGTGGTCAACCGCTGGACCCGCGCGGCCACCTCTGCCCGCGGCACAACGGCTACCACCGCTGA
- a CDS encoding GntR family transcriptional regulator yields the protein MQVNPGAAEVPHRQIADLIRERIRRGEWAPGERLPAIPALAEMYGVAKQTAQRTVDQLRVEGLLITKPGSGTFVRGTRRRLNRLARGRYGGHRGYHADLAARYRQQLTEVGRAPAVPEVADAFGVTDGTELIVRRHLVRTEDSPVEVGASWFRVADAAGTSLERAEPFGRPTYQEAEEVTGRRYVWARDVLSARQPSRQEAQLLRIRPDTPVLHLLHVAYDGDRRPIEVAQATWPGPVTTLTEEYRVPEPMPDPDPDPGLVLG from the coding sequence ATGCAGGTCAATCCTGGAGCCGCCGAGGTTCCACACCGCCAGATCGCCGATCTGATCCGGGAACGGATCCGGCGCGGCGAGTGGGCACCCGGCGAACGGCTGCCCGCCATCCCCGCGCTCGCCGAGATGTACGGCGTGGCCAAGCAGACCGCGCAGCGTACCGTCGATCAGCTCCGCGTCGAAGGACTGCTGATCACCAAGCCGGGCTCCGGCACGTTCGTACGGGGCACCCGACGCCGGCTCAACCGACTCGCCCGCGGCCGGTACGGCGGACACCGTGGATACCACGCCGACCTGGCGGCGCGCTACCGGCAGCAACTGACCGAGGTCGGCCGGGCTCCGGCGGTACCCGAAGTGGCCGACGCGTTCGGCGTCACCGACGGCACCGAGCTGATCGTCCGCCGGCACCTGGTACGCACCGAGGACTCACCGGTCGAGGTGGGAGCCTCCTGGTTCCGGGTGGCCGACGCCGCCGGCACCAGTCTGGAGCGGGCCGAGCCGTTCGGCCGGCCCACCTACCAGGAGGCCGAGGAGGTGACCGGCCGACGGTACGTCTGGGCGCGCGACGTACTCAGCGCCCGCCAGCCCAGCCGGCAGGAGGCGCAGCTGCTCCGGATCCGTCCGGACACCCCGGTGCTGCATCTGCTGCACGTGGCCTACGACGGCGACCGGCGACCGATCGAGGTGGCCCAGGCGACCTGGCCCGGCCCGGTGACCACCTTGACCGAGGAGTACCGGGTCCCGGAACCCATGCCTGATCCGGACCCGGATCCCGGTCTCGTACTCGGCTGA
- a CDS encoding PAC2 family protein has product MTEFDGLPVLRSPVAIAAFEGWNDAADASTAAVEHLQEVWQAREIAALDPEDFYDFQVSRPTITGSSGDARRIEWPTTRFMVASPEGTDRDVVLIHGIEPSMRWRTFCEQVLELCHSLEVNRVVLLGALLADVPYTRPLPISGTASEKEAAQRLQLVPTRYDGPTGIVGVLQDACARAEVDAVSFWVHVPHYANNPPCPKATLALLHRVEDVLDLPVPMADMAEEAAKWEARVRATAEQDAELGEYVRELEERVGDAGIQPLTGDEIAQEFEKYLRRRGGSAGPTAGSW; this is encoded by the coding sequence GTGACCGAGTTCGACGGTCTGCCGGTGCTGCGGTCACCGGTGGCAATCGCCGCGTTCGAAGGCTGGAACGACGCCGCGGACGCCTCCACCGCGGCCGTCGAGCACCTGCAGGAGGTCTGGCAGGCCCGAGAGATCGCCGCGCTGGACCCGGAGGACTTCTACGACTTCCAGGTCAGCCGGCCGACCATCACCGGCTCCAGCGGCGACGCGCGCCGCATCGAGTGGCCGACGACCCGGTTCATGGTGGCCAGCCCGGAAGGCACGGACCGGGACGTGGTGCTGATCCACGGGATCGAACCGAGCATGCGCTGGCGCACCTTCTGTGAACAGGTCCTGGAGCTGTGCCACAGCCTGGAGGTCAACCGGGTGGTGCTGCTCGGCGCTCTGCTCGCCGACGTGCCGTACACCCGGCCGCTGCCGATCAGCGGGACCGCCTCGGAGAAGGAGGCGGCGCAGCGGCTCCAGCTCGTCCCGACCCGGTACGACGGTCCCACCGGGATCGTCGGAGTACTGCAGGACGCCTGCGCCCGCGCGGAGGTGGACGCGGTCTCGTTCTGGGTGCACGTGCCGCACTACGCCAACAACCCACCCTGCCCGAAGGCGACACTGGCGCTGCTGCACCGGGTGGAGGACGTGCTCGACCTGCCGGTGCCGATGGCCGACATGGCCGAGGAGGCGGCGAAGTGGGAGGCCCGGGTGCGGGCCACCGCCGAGCAGGACGCCGAGCTGGGCGAGTACGTTCGCGAGTTGGAGGAACGGGTCGGCGACGCTGGTATCCAGCCGCTGACCGGTGACGAGATCGCCCAGGAGTTCGAGAAGTACCTGCGCCGCAGGGGCGGGTCGGCCGGCCCGACAGCTGGTTCGTGGTGA
- a CDS encoding SCO1664 family protein: MRLEGQLIDASNTTLRAVIESDGTAIRCVYKPVRGERPLWDFPDGTLAGREVAAHLVAQALGWPLVPPTVLRDGPIGPGACQLWIDEPDGSVPLVDFVAADQVPADWLPVAAARDTDGRPYALAHADDSRLARLAVFDVVVNNADRKGGHVLAGPDNQVYGVDHGLCFHVDDKLRTVLWGWSGRPLPPEAGSALRQLRTAIDATLGGQLASLLTQAEITQLAGRVDGLIEAGCFPSPPATRSAIPWPPM; encoded by the coding sequence ATGCGGCTCGAAGGCCAATTGATCGACGCATCGAACACGACGTTGCGGGCCGTCATCGAGTCCGACGGGACGGCGATCCGGTGCGTGTACAAACCAGTCCGCGGGGAACGCCCACTGTGGGACTTTCCAGACGGCACCTTGGCCGGCCGGGAGGTCGCCGCCCATTTGGTGGCGCAGGCGCTCGGGTGGCCGTTGGTGCCGCCTACGGTGTTGCGTGACGGTCCGATCGGTCCGGGCGCCTGCCAGCTGTGGATCGACGAGCCGGACGGGTCCGTGCCGCTGGTCGACTTCGTCGCGGCCGACCAGGTGCCGGCCGACTGGCTGCCGGTGGCGGCGGCCCGGGACACCGACGGCAGGCCGTACGCCCTGGCGCATGCCGACGATTCGCGGCTGGCCCGGCTCGCGGTGTTCGACGTCGTGGTCAACAACGCCGACCGCAAGGGCGGGCACGTGCTGGCCGGACCGGACAACCAGGTGTACGGCGTCGACCACGGCTTGTGCTTCCACGTCGACGACAAGCTGCGTACGGTCTTGTGGGGCTGGTCCGGGCGCCCGTTGCCGCCGGAGGCCGGGTCGGCGTTGCGTCAGCTGCGTACGGCGATCGACGCGACGCTGGGCGGGCAGTTGGCGTCGCTGCTTACCCAGGCCGAGATCACCCAGCTGGCCGGGCGGGTCGACGGGCTGATCGAGGCCGGGTGCTTTCCGTCGCCGCCAGCGACACGTAGCGCTATCCCTTGGCCGCCGATGTGA
- the mshC gene encoding cysteine--1-D-myo-inosityl 2-amino-2-deoxy-alpha-D-glucopyranoside ligase encodes MDSWTGHEVPRLPGAGVPLALFDSARRAVAPTRPVDPATMYVCGITPYDATHLGHAATMLAFDLVQRMWRDAGHRVRYVQNVTDVDDPLLERAARDGEDWVVLAMRETALFREDMEALRIIPPDHYVGAVESIPAIAERVGVLLDRGAGYRLADGTGDVYFDVAAAPRFGYESNLSREQMLVFSAERGGDPQRPGKRDPLDPLLWRGARDGEPAWDGGPLGPGRPGWHIECAVIALGLLGDRIDVQGGGNDLLFPHHECSAAHAEVLTGTGPFAAHYAHAGMIGLNGEKMSKSRGNLVFVSRLRGDGVPPMALRLALISGHYRADRQWTDDTLKTGQQRWHRWREAARSAAGPSGAELLAGVRGRLADDLDTPGALALIDEWADHALAGTGADPQAPALMAETCDALLGVRLRD; translated from the coding sequence ATGGACTCCTGGACCGGTCACGAGGTGCCCCGGCTGCCCGGCGCCGGTGTGCCGTTGGCGTTGTTCGACTCCGCTCGGCGGGCGGTGGCACCGACCCGGCCGGTCGACCCGGCGACGATGTACGTCTGCGGGATCACCCCGTATGACGCCACCCATCTCGGGCACGCCGCGACCATGCTCGCGTTCGATCTGGTGCAGCGGATGTGGCGGGACGCGGGGCACCGGGTGCGGTACGTGCAGAACGTTACCGATGTCGATGATCCGCTGCTGGAGCGGGCGGCCCGCGACGGGGAGGACTGGGTGGTCCTCGCGATGCGGGAGACCGCGCTGTTCCGGGAGGACATGGAGGCGTTGCGGATCATCCCACCGGACCACTACGTGGGTGCGGTGGAGTCGATTCCGGCCATCGCCGAGCGGGTCGGCGTCCTGCTCGACCGCGGCGCCGGCTATCGGCTGGCCGATGGCACCGGTGACGTGTACTTCGACGTGGCCGCCGCGCCGCGGTTCGGCTACGAGTCGAACCTGTCCCGGGAGCAGATGCTGGTCTTCTCCGCCGAGCGGGGTGGTGATCCGCAGCGTCCGGGTAAACGTGACCCGCTGGATCCGCTGCTGTGGCGCGGCGCCCGCGACGGTGAGCCGGCCTGGGACGGCGGTCCGCTGGGCCCGGGCCGACCGGGCTGGCACATCGAGTGCGCGGTGATCGCGCTGGGTCTGCTGGGTGACCGGATCGATGTCCAGGGCGGCGGCAACGACCTGCTCTTCCCCCATCACGAGTGTTCCGCCGCGCACGCGGAGGTGCTGACCGGCACCGGCCCGTTCGCCGCACACTACGCGCACGCCGGGATGATCGGCCTCAACGGCGAGAAGATGTCCAAATCCCGGGGCAACCTGGTCTTCGTCTCCCGGCTGCGGGGTGACGGGGTGCCGCCGATGGCGCTGCGGCTGGCACTGATCTCCGGGCACTACCGGGCTGATCGCCAGTGGACCGACGACACACTCAAGACCGGTCAGCAACGGTGGCACCGGTGGCGCGAGGCCGCCCGGTCCGCCGCCGGGCCGTCCGGCGCGGAGCTGCTCGCCGGGGTCCGGGGCCGGCTGGCCGACGATCTCGACACCCCGGGCGCGTTGGCCCTGATCGACGAGTGGGCCGACCACGCGCTCGCCGGTACCGGCGCGGACCCGCAGGCCCCGGCGTTGATGGCCGAGACCTGCGATGCCCTGCTCGGGGTGCGCCTGCGCGACTGA